One window of Salegentibacter sp. Hel_I_6 genomic DNA carries:
- a CDS encoding GDCCVxC domain-containing (seleno)protein: MEIELVSTITCPGCGHTKEEEMPTTACQFFYQCDNCKHLLKPKEGDCCVYCSYGNVACPPIQEGTNCC; encoded by the coding sequence ATGGAAATAGAACTAGTTTCTACCATTACATGTCCTGGTTGCGGACACACAAAAGAAGAGGAAATGCCCACAACAGCCTGTCAGTTTTTTTACCAATGTGATAATTGCAAGCATTTATTAAAACCAAAAGAAGGTGATTGCTGTGTTTATTGTTCTTATGGTAATGTTGCCTGTCCACCCATTCAGGAAGGAACAAATTGCTGCTAA
- the merB gene encoding organomercurial lyase — protein MKKQEIIFDGHQFVNGFEKMLKEMNLPNSDKVYWELLKGRPLPRGRFSEVMDVPIDKAHQIIQQYGEVNKEGEIVGYLGLSLNKTVHQLNFDNKTLYAWCAMDSILLPRYLMHRWEIISIDPITDIPVKLSISDNLLEWTRPVPLFISWVEKADSCDIKSSFCRHSFFFGSEDAANKWLEKNPLGKISKVEDFFSNSSGFKCC, from the coding sequence ATGAAGAAACAGGAAATAATATTTGACGGTCATCAATTTGTGAATGGTTTTGAAAAGATGCTCAAGGAAATGAACCTTCCCAATAGTGATAAAGTGTATTGGGAATTACTTAAGGGAAGACCCCTGCCTCGAGGTCGCTTTTCTGAAGTGATGGATGTCCCTATAGATAAAGCACATCAAATAATACAGCAATACGGAGAGGTCAATAAAGAAGGTGAAATTGTGGGTTATTTAGGACTTTCTTTAAATAAAACTGTACATCAACTAAACTTTGACAATAAAACTTTGTATGCCTGGTGTGCAATGGATAGTATTTTATTACCCCGGTATCTAATGCATAGATGGGAAATAATATCAATAGATCCTATAACCGACATTCCTGTAAAATTGTCTATTTCAGATAATCTTCTAGAATGGACCAGGCCTGTTCCCCTCTTTATTTCATGGGTCGAAAAGGCCGATAGTTGTGATATCAAATCAAGTTTCTGCCGGCACTCCTTCTTTTTTGGTTCAGAGGATGCCGCAAACAAATGGTTAGAAAAAAATCCATTAGGAAAAATTTCAAAAGTAGAAGATTTTTTTTCCAATTCTAGCGGGTTTAAATGTTGTTAA
- a CDS encoding DUF2652 domain-containing protein, with translation MPANSMGVSRCVQLKKGIMPGLLLIPDITGFTKYINEADLQYSQITIALLLEAILKNNKLGLQVSEIEGDAILFYSFKKDYTVDEIIEQCFLMHRAFHHQLKQIIETDCSCGACTLLGELSLKFILHYGELGSVMINDFCKLYGKEVIIAHRLLKNDLALKEYILATEDFFTQYGTNYIRNLQFEKTSQVIDEVGIINYRFLKFY, from the coding sequence GTGCCAGCTAATAGTATGGGAGTTTCACGATGTGTTCAATTGAAGAAAGGGATCATGCCGGGATTATTGCTAATCCCGGATATTACTGGCTTTACTAAATATATTAACGAGGCAGATCTACAATACAGTCAGATTACTATCGCACTCTTGCTGGAGGCAATACTTAAAAACAACAAATTAGGGCTTCAGGTTTCAGAAATAGAAGGTGATGCCATACTGTTTTATAGTTTCAAAAAAGATTATACTGTAGATGAAATTATAGAACAATGTTTTTTAATGCATCGAGCGTTTCACCATCAATTAAAGCAAATAATTGAAACAGATTGTTCGTGTGGGGCATGTACGCTTTTAGGAGAGCTTAGTTTAAAGTTCATTCTCCATTATGGAGAATTGGGATCTGTTATGATCAATGATTTTTGCAAACTCTATGGTAAGGAAGTAATTATAGCCCATAGATTATTGAAAAATGATTTGGCACTCAAAGAGTATATCCTTGCTACGGAAGATTTCTTTACCCAGTACGGAACTAATTATATAAGAAATTTACAATTTGAAAAAACATCTCAGGTTATTGATGAAGTCGGGATTATAAATTATCGATTTCTAAAATTTTATTAA
- a CDS encoding NAD(P)/FAD-dependent oxidoreductase, whose amino-acid sequence MKKYDVFVIGSGMSGMTAANKCASKGLKVGITDELPYGGTCALRGCDPKKVIIGATEVRDFAERLKGNGIDTVPKVNWEDIMAFKQSFVDAMPPKIEKGYKNKDIDTYHTSAKFLSDNTLELGDEVIEADKFVIATGAKPRVLDFEGGNLALSSTDFLNLKKLPESLLFIGGGYIAFEFAHIAARAGADVTILHRGDHPLENFDHDIVQHLVNATRNLGIKLVLETEVSKIEKKEDHYVVTGKSNGKEATYKTDSVFNSAGRPPAIFDLDLEKAGISFSKKGIAVNEYLQSTSNANIYAAGDSADSRGLPLTPVAVMEGHVVASNIIKGNKKKVNYPPMPSVVFTLPTLASVGLTEAEAKSKQIEYQVNYNHAESWFNAKRLNVKEYAYKTIIDKENQTILGAHLIGPNTEETINLFAMAIKTKMKINELRTMIFTYPTLSSDIPHML is encoded by the coding sequence ATGAAAAAGTACGATGTATTTGTAATAGGTTCTGGTATGTCAGGTATGACCGCTGCCAATAAATGTGCCTCCAAAGGCCTTAAGGTAGGCATTACCGATGAACTTCCCTATGGTGGAACCTGTGCCCTAAGAGGCTGTGATCCCAAAAAGGTGATTATAGGCGCAACGGAAGTACGTGATTTTGCAGAAAGGCTTAAAGGAAATGGAATAGATACAGTGCCTAAAGTCAATTGGGAAGATATTATGGCATTTAAACAATCTTTTGTGGATGCCATGCCTCCTAAAATTGAAAAAGGATATAAGAATAAAGACATAGACACCTATCATACTTCAGCTAAATTTTTATCTGATAACACCTTAGAGTTAGGTGATGAAGTTATTGAAGCCGATAAATTTGTGATCGCAACCGGAGCAAAACCCCGGGTACTGGATTTTGAGGGTGGAAATTTGGCTCTTTCAAGTACAGATTTCCTTAACCTGAAAAAACTACCTGAATCGCTTTTATTTATTGGAGGTGGCTACATTGCCTTTGAATTTGCTCATATCGCTGCACGGGCTGGTGCCGATGTTACCATATTGCATCGTGGTGATCACCCATTAGAAAACTTTGATCATGACATTGTACAACATCTTGTGAATGCAACCCGAAACCTGGGAATTAAACTTGTTTTGGAAACTGAAGTCTCTAAAATTGAAAAGAAAGAAGATCATTATGTAGTTACAGGAAAATCAAATGGAAAAGAGGCCACTTATAAGACTGACTCTGTCTTTAACTCGGCCGGTCGTCCTCCCGCCATATTTGATTTAGATTTGGAAAAAGCAGGGATATCTTTTTCAAAAAAAGGAATTGCGGTAAATGAATACCTTCAAAGTACCTCTAACGCCAATATTTATGCAGCGGGAGATTCGGCAGATTCAAGAGGATTACCCCTTACCCCTGTTGCAGTAATGGAAGGGCATGTTGTGGCATCAAATATCATCAAAGGGAACAAGAAAAAAGTTAATTATCCACCAATGCCTTCCGTAGTTTTTACTTTGCCTACCCTGGCATCAGTAGGATTAACCGAAGCAGAAGCCAAATCAAAACAGATAGAATATCAGGTCAATTATAACCATGCGGAAAGCTGGTTCAATGCAAAAAGACTGAATGTTAAGGAATATGCCTACAAAACTATCATTGATAAAGAGAATCAGACTATTCTTGGCGCACATTTAATAGGACCTAACACGGAGGAAACCATCAATTTATTTGCCATGGCGATAAAGACCAAAATGAAAATCAATGAGTTAAGGACGATGATCTTTACGTATCCAACTTTGTCATCAGATATCCCTCATATGCTTTAA